From one Luteipulveratus mongoliensis genomic stretch:
- a CDS encoding TetR family transcriptional regulator → MPSDPPGGLRELKKRRTRKLIRTTAFELFREQGYTQTTTEQIAAGAEVSPSTFFRYFPTKEALVETDDLDPELIKAFRRQPEDISVLAALRGAAKEVLGTLDEEDLEFERQRSELLRSQPELKGAVQREMSRTIDVFADMIAERTGLANDDVKVRATAGAAIGAFFALGQDQLSKDIGEQIDLIKFLEAGMPL, encoded by the coding sequence ATGCCGTCTGACCCGCCTGGTGGTCTGCGTGAGCTGAAGAAGCGACGCACCCGCAAGCTCATTCGTACGACCGCGTTTGAGCTGTTCCGGGAGCAGGGCTACACGCAGACCACCACCGAGCAGATCGCGGCCGGGGCCGAGGTCTCGCCCAGCACGTTCTTCCGGTACTTCCCGACCAAGGAAGCCCTGGTCGAGACCGACGACCTCGACCCGGAGCTGATCAAGGCCTTCCGCCGTCAGCCCGAGGACATCTCGGTGCTGGCGGCGTTGCGCGGCGCAGCCAAGGAGGTCCTCGGCACGCTGGACGAGGAGGACTTGGAGTTCGAGCGCCAGCGCAGCGAGCTCTTGCGCAGCCAGCCCGAGCTCAAGGGAGCGGTGCAGCGCGAGATGAGTCGGACCATCGATGTCTTCGCCGACATGATCGCTGAACGCACCGGCCTCGCCAATGACGATGTCAAGGTGCGCGCGACAGCAGGTGCTGCGATCGGGGCGTTCTTCGCGCTCGGCCAGGACCAGCTGAGCAAGGACATCGGCGAGCAGATCGACCTGATCAAGTTCCTCGAAGCCGGCATGCCGCTCTGA
- a CDS encoding type 2 lanthipeptide synthetase LanM family protein — translation MTRTSPTAAADSEAPWRTEVAGAVRPLVADLLETAEREISNFSSDLLDQSAVTIELRQQVDDRLAGLAARVLVHELDVARRAGRLDAPTSRARFLAFVESVRTAGASLISTDYAALETLIRTEVADLVAARVELFERLRSDRSALVTAVLGGADPGPVVGVRSTGDLHAGGRSVCIVTFAAASVVYKPRPMELHGHFNGLVSWLAERADLDLPTIDLLVRDGYGWSEFVEHGACADLAAVDRFYARHGALLALLHGLNGTDMHYENVVARGEYPVVVDVETLLHPDLGESALTGPDPAARLLADSVLRTALLPLILVGEGGVRDVSGLDGGGGGAASRALHWADAGLDTMHAVRRPATLAPATNRPSYDGTHPDPKDHLASLLRGFRRAYDALVAHRDELLAGPLLTALEEAEVRLVPRPTFVYQTVLAESLHPSLLGAPDARREFFGVLGGGSGLLIADTVEHEVTDLVRGDVPVLRARGGSTQVRTSNGQVIDAELKESPVAAVRRKLARLGAQDRSHQEWIIGASMASRTGPEQHLADRGTSTVSAVPDPQLLLNRAMVLADEILVAAQRDGDRVGWVSLELVDRQHWTVQSLGAGLTDGYLGLALFLGQTGSIAGADRFGALALDVLPQLGRLLDVFGQDPAMAGAVGVGLDGLPGMALGLDRMSAMYPEVPEVRALRDACLDLLDSICPAGSDDWSTFTAAQAAELATVLTAMGLKPRLRDRALQELGQRSDELFTRPEPGYVSGSAAAAAVLAHHGRAVPSGALHALAELAASAQPGWCHGAAGVVPALLATGRSDDLLPWVRSIGTREILRDHSLCHGELGELDLLLQVAVHGQGHAVGHEANLHVTRMTARLLGVLSDRPPTGAAPYGVRSLGLLTGLAGIGHGLLRLGFGDRVGSVLNPLDLVSRPGAPSPSIQKS, via the coding sequence GTGACCCGGACCTCCCCGACCGCTGCTGCGGACTCCGAAGCGCCCTGGCGCACGGAGGTCGCCGGCGCGGTTCGTCCGCTGGTCGCAGACCTCCTGGAGACTGCGGAGCGCGAGATCTCGAACTTCTCATCGGACCTGCTCGACCAGTCGGCAGTGACGATCGAGCTGAGGCAGCAGGTCGATGACCGCCTGGCCGGCCTCGCCGCTCGCGTCCTCGTCCACGAGCTCGACGTCGCCCGACGGGCCGGCCGGCTCGATGCCCCCACGTCGCGAGCGCGCTTCCTGGCGTTCGTCGAGTCGGTGCGCACCGCCGGCGCGTCCTTGATCAGCACGGACTACGCGGCCCTGGAGACACTGATCCGCACTGAGGTTGCCGACCTGGTCGCGGCTCGCGTCGAGCTGTTCGAGCGGCTGCGGTCCGACCGGAGCGCCCTGGTGACCGCCGTGCTCGGTGGTGCCGACCCGGGACCGGTCGTCGGCGTTCGCTCCACCGGCGACCTGCACGCCGGTGGACGAAGCGTGTGCATCGTGACGTTCGCGGCGGCGAGCGTGGTCTACAAGCCGCGGCCGATGGAGCTGCACGGCCACTTCAACGGCCTGGTCTCATGGCTGGCTGAGCGCGCGGACCTCGACCTGCCGACGATCGACCTGCTGGTCCGGGACGGCTACGGGTGGTCGGAGTTCGTCGAGCACGGAGCGTGCGCCGACCTGGCGGCGGTCGACCGCTTCTACGCGCGCCACGGCGCGCTCCTGGCACTGCTGCACGGCCTCAACGGCACCGACATGCACTACGAGAACGTCGTCGCTCGCGGCGAGTATCCCGTCGTGGTTGACGTCGAGACGCTGCTGCACCCCGACCTCGGCGAGTCCGCGCTGACGGGACCCGACCCTGCGGCACGGCTGCTGGCCGACTCCGTGCTGCGCACCGCGCTGCTCCCGCTGATCCTCGTCGGCGAGGGGGGCGTACGCGATGTCTCGGGACTGGACGGCGGGGGCGGCGGTGCGGCGAGCCGGGCGCTCCACTGGGCCGACGCCGGACTCGACACGATGCACGCCGTACGCCGGCCGGCCACCCTCGCGCCCGCCACCAACCGACCGTCGTACGACGGCACGCATCCGGACCCGAAGGATCACCTGGCGTCCTTGCTCCGAGGCTTCCGCCGCGCGTACGACGCGTTGGTCGCCCATCGCGACGAGCTGCTCGCCGGGCCGCTGCTCACGGCACTCGAGGAGGCCGAGGTACGCCTCGTGCCCCGCCCGACGTTCGTCTATCAGACCGTGCTCGCCGAGTCCTTGCACCCGAGCCTGCTCGGCGCACCGGACGCGCGACGCGAGTTCTTCGGCGTGCTGGGTGGCGGGTCCGGGCTGCTCATCGCGGACACCGTCGAGCACGAGGTGACCGACCTCGTGCGGGGCGACGTGCCGGTGCTGAGAGCACGCGGCGGCTCGACGCAGGTGCGCACCAGCAACGGCCAGGTCATCGACGCCGAGCTGAAGGAGTCCCCGGTCGCCGCGGTTCGACGCAAGCTCGCCCGGCTCGGAGCACAGGACCGGAGCCATCAGGAGTGGATCATCGGTGCCTCGATGGCCAGCCGGACCGGTCCTGAGCAGCACCTGGCAGACCGCGGCACGTCCACCGTGTCTGCCGTACCCGACCCGCAGCTGCTGCTCAACCGCGCGATGGTGCTCGCCGACGAGATCCTCGTCGCGGCGCAGCGAGACGGTGACCGCGTCGGCTGGGTGAGCCTCGAGCTGGTGGACCGGCAGCACTGGACCGTCCAGTCACTGGGTGCCGGTCTGACCGACGGCTATCTCGGGCTGGCCCTGTTCCTCGGTCAGACCGGCTCCATCGCCGGTGCCGATCGCTTCGGTGCCCTCGCCCTGGACGTGCTGCCACAGCTGGGACGACTCCTCGATGTCTTCGGTCAGGACCCGGCGATGGCGGGCGCGGTCGGGGTCGGTCTCGACGGACTGCCCGGCATGGCCCTTGGCCTCGACCGGATGAGCGCGATGTATCCCGAGGTGCCCGAGGTCCGCGCGCTGCGCGACGCGTGCCTCGACCTGCTCGACTCGATCTGCCCGGCCGGGTCGGACGACTGGTCGACGTTCACCGCTGCTCAGGCCGCCGAGCTGGCCACGGTGCTCACCGCGATGGGTCTCAAGCCCCGACTGCGTGATCGAGCACTGCAGGAGCTCGGTCAGCGGTCGGACGAGCTGTTCACCCGCCCCGAGCCCGGATACGTCAGTGGAAGCGCCGCGGCCGCAGCCGTCCTCGCCCACCACGGTCGTGCCGTTCCCTCTGGGGCCCTGCACGCGCTGGCCGAGCTCGCCGCATCGGCTCAGCCCGGCTGGTGCCACGGCGCCGCGGGGGTCGTGCCGGCCCTGCTGGCGACAGGCCGATCGGACGACCTCCTCCCGTGGGTGAGGTCTATCGGCACGCGCGAGATCCTGCGCGACCACAGCCTTTGCCATGGAGAGCTCGGCGAGCTGGACCTGCTGCTGCAGGTCGCCGTGCACGGCCAAGGCCACGCGGTCGGGCACGAGGCGAACCTGCACGTGACCCGGATGACGGCACGCCTCCTCGGCGTCCTGTCCGATCGACCACCGACGGGCGCTGCGCCGTACGGCGTCCGCTCGCTCGGTCTGCTCACCGGCTTGGCCGGCATCGGCCATGGCCTGCTCAGACTCGGGTTCGGGGACCGTGTGGGCTCCGTACTCAACCCGCTCGACCTCGTGTCGAGACCGGGCGCTCCATCACCATCCATTCAGAAGTCATGA
- a CDS encoding MFS transporter, with protein MELTSNRRWLALAAICLTSLVIGLDTTVLNIALPTLAGDLHASTSALQWFTSGYTLALAALMLPMGAYADRFGRKRFLLGSLVVFGAASAWCAYAGGPGQLIAARVALGVGAAALMPLTLAVISVIFPEPVERRRAIGINMTGVALGMPLGPLLGGWMLEHFWWGSVFLINVPVVVLALAAVTVLVPESRSAVRRSVHLPSVVLSSAGLASLTYGFIRIGETSWGNLVSWACITGGALVLAIFVRWQRGLQHPLIDMSLFANPAFRWGTVYSVILSFAMFGIFFSVPQYFQAVLGVDSFGSGLRMLPMIGGILVATRLADRLTTRGGVRTTLMVGFALVVAGMSLGAFTQVGTSYAYTAAWLVVMGVGMGIVMLAAMGWATSALDAERSGSGAALLSALRQAGGTIGIAVLGTVQATRYHSELGSLDHGPVHDSVTGGVSVAQRLGDPAMLHQVQSAFVSSMGVLLWVCAAIAAVSFVIVRVTTRRTTPAPLETTTDAAESLHAV; from the coding sequence ATGGAGCTCACCTCGAACCGGCGGTGGCTCGCCCTCGCGGCCATCTGCCTGACGTCGCTCGTGATCGGGCTGGACACGACCGTCCTCAACATCGCCCTGCCGACCCTCGCCGGCGACCTGCACGCCAGCACCAGCGCCCTGCAGTGGTTCACCAGCGGCTACACGCTCGCCCTCGCCGCGCTGATGCTGCCCATGGGCGCGTACGCCGACCGGTTCGGCCGCAAACGGTTCCTGCTCGGCTCCCTGGTCGTGTTCGGCGCCGCGTCCGCATGGTGCGCGTACGCCGGCGGCCCGGGTCAGCTGATCGCGGCTCGCGTCGCGCTCGGCGTCGGAGCGGCAGCGCTCATGCCGCTGACCCTCGCGGTGATCTCGGTGATCTTCCCGGAGCCGGTCGAGCGCCGCCGCGCGATCGGCATCAACATGACCGGTGTCGCGCTCGGGATGCCGCTCGGTCCGCTGCTGGGTGGCTGGATGCTGGAGCACTTCTGGTGGGGTTCGGTCTTCTTGATCAACGTGCCCGTGGTCGTACTGGCACTTGCGGCCGTGACGGTGCTCGTACCCGAGTCCCGCAGTGCCGTACGCCGGTCGGTCCACCTGCCCAGTGTCGTCCTGTCGAGCGCCGGATTGGCTTCTCTCACCTACGGATTCATCCGGATCGGTGAGACGAGCTGGGGCAACCTCGTCTCGTGGGCCTGCATCACGGGCGGCGCACTGGTGCTCGCGATCTTCGTCCGCTGGCAGCGCGGTCTGCAGCACCCGCTTATCGACATGAGCCTGTTCGCCAACCCGGCGTTCCGCTGGGGCACGGTCTACTCGGTCATCCTCAGCTTTGCGATGTTCGGGATCTTCTTCAGCGTCCCTCAGTACTTCCAGGCCGTCCTCGGCGTCGACTCCTTCGGCAGCGGGCTGCGCATGCTCCCGATGATCGGCGGCATCCTGGTCGCCACCCGCCTTGCCGACAGGCTGACGACTCGGGGCGGGGTCCGGACCACGTTGATGGTCGGGTTCGCGCTCGTCGTCGCCGGAATGTCACTGGGCGCGTTCACCCAGGTCGGGACGTCGTACGCCTACACGGCGGCCTGGCTGGTCGTCATGGGCGTCGGCATGGGCATCGTGATGCTGGCGGCGATGGGCTGGGCGACGTCGGCTCTCGACGCCGAGCGTTCGGGTTCGGGTGCCGCGCTCCTGTCGGCTCTGCGTCAGGCGGGCGGCACGATCGGGATCGCTGTCCTCGGCACGGTGCAGGCCACTCGCTACCACTCCGAGCTCGGGTCGCTGGACCACGGACCCGTGCACGACAGCGTCACCGGCGGGGTCTCGGTCGCGCAGCGGCTCGGTGATCCGGCGATGCTGCACCAGGTGCAGAGCGCGTTCGTGTCGAGCATGGGTGTGCTGCTCTGGGTCTGTGCGGCGATCGCCGCCGTGTCGTTCGTGATCGTCCGGGTGACCACTCGGCGTACGACGCCGGCTCCCTTGGAGACGACGACTGATGCGGCAGAATCGCTGCATGCCGTCTGA
- a CDS encoding helix-turn-helix transcriptional regulator, giving the protein MGHQSHTIVGRDREIGVLETTVREARAGVGRAVLLSGAEGIGKSRLAAHVTGLGLDAGSVVLRGTPSGLGSQQSLAAISEALLSLQRRGGLPDLAEELGPYGTALAALIPDWARPGVKTDGPLVVLSEGLLRLLSHLAEESGVVLVIEDVHEADPDTLGVLQYLLRHLTGISIALILTTSPDRAVAEQLTRAGGRDLRLIELEPLDRDATEALAHQLADELGTPLSDDTVAQLWRDSGGVPFVIDELVRGVADGSSSSLLPSSVAQAMRRRVTSLGPQALEVLTVGALCGQRFPLLVPRMTLDLTDADVVAVIQAAVAAQILDPDTTSPDWYTFRSPLTTRALLAEVNATQAATMARRAARAVREAYGDHGPDSSMLAAELYQRAGEPDEGGRLLLGAGLSFVDRGAARLARPLLVQAQHLLAPTSVTEMAQLLRLLIPLLRDNGDLAAALATGPTIDRLYASGLAASDAARLKAEVAETAYVAGRYDDAQVSLDDARTLLTAATDESVRARIDIVAAQLELVRPNPTRVRAATEIAQRAAAAAERSGDIEVAVEAWEVRGILAREDDLDESIRCLDRAFELADTHRLPLPRASCQILRAGTTCLRDGDASALVSARESAWNAGAVTLAHEVDAVLAMQAVLHGDFDAGQELVTRTANVAERLELGRPRAYLMVVRATLHAHQGQRAPMESALDALMALDYSVAPELPLAKGLAQAVCSLLEEDADRARSEIAEARSLAMDNPSTFHLYGAHGMAILLSVLADRAGHDHVTSALAATPGRMRWNRAFLMAARAVLQGRSGDRPAAEADMAQALEDAAVFPVARHLILRLGAQEAATTSWGEPLEWARTAEGYFHELGVAPAAAACRRLMRDMGVSVQQRRDGAHLIPGDLRDVGITVREYDVIRVMVDRLSNREIGERLHISPRTVEKHISSALVKLGEADRAALIAIARAHAAESRSAYARARADPPAM; this is encoded by the coding sequence GTGGGACACCAGAGCCACACCATCGTGGGGCGCGACCGAGAGATCGGCGTGCTCGAGACGACGGTCCGGGAGGCTCGGGCCGGCGTTGGTCGCGCAGTCCTGCTGTCCGGTGCGGAGGGGATCGGCAAATCACGACTTGCCGCGCACGTCACCGGCCTGGGGCTCGATGCGGGGTCGGTGGTGCTGCGCGGCACGCCGAGCGGTCTCGGCAGCCAGCAGAGTCTCGCCGCCATCAGCGAGGCTCTGCTGTCGTTGCAGCGGCGCGGGGGTCTACCCGATCTCGCCGAAGAGCTCGGTCCCTATGGGACAGCACTGGCTGCGTTGATCCCCGACTGGGCCAGGCCCGGTGTCAAGACGGACGGCCCGTTGGTGGTCCTGTCCGAAGGTTTGCTCCGCCTGCTGTCCCACCTGGCCGAGGAGTCCGGAGTGGTCCTCGTGATCGAGGACGTGCACGAGGCCGATCCGGACACCCTCGGTGTCCTGCAATACCTCCTACGCCACCTGACCGGGATCTCGATCGCCCTGATCCTGACGACCTCGCCCGACCGAGCGGTCGCCGAGCAGCTCACCCGGGCGGGCGGCCGCGACCTACGGCTCATCGAGCTCGAGCCGTTGGACCGTGACGCCACCGAGGCGCTCGCACACCAGCTCGCGGACGAGCTCGGCACGCCGTTGTCCGACGACACCGTCGCTCAGCTGTGGCGCGACAGCGGCGGAGTGCCGTTCGTGATCGACGAGCTGGTGCGCGGAGTCGCCGACGGGTCGTCCTCGTCGCTGCTGCCCAGCTCGGTGGCGCAGGCGATGCGTCGACGCGTGACCTCCCTCGGCCCGCAGGCACTCGAGGTGCTCACCGTCGGAGCGTTGTGCGGCCAACGCTTCCCGCTGCTCGTGCCACGGATGACCCTGGACCTGACCGACGCCGATGTCGTCGCCGTCATCCAGGCAGCGGTCGCCGCGCAGATCCTCGACCCTGACACCACCTCCCCTGACTGGTACACCTTCCGGAGTCCGCTGACGACCCGGGCGCTGCTGGCGGAGGTCAACGCCACGCAGGCGGCCACCATGGCGCGGCGTGCGGCACGCGCGGTGCGGGAGGCCTACGGCGATCACGGACCGGACTCCTCCATGCTGGCGGCCGAGCTCTACCAGCGAGCGGGTGAGCCGGACGAGGGCGGCCGGCTGCTGCTGGGCGCCGGCCTGTCCTTCGTCGACCGAGGCGCCGCCCGGCTGGCGCGACCGTTGCTCGTCCAGGCACAGCACCTACTCGCACCGACGTCCGTCACGGAGATGGCCCAGCTGCTGCGTCTCCTCATCCCTTTGCTGCGGGACAACGGCGACCTCGCCGCCGCGCTCGCGACCGGCCCCACCATCGATCGCCTCTATGCGAGCGGTCTCGCCGCGTCCGACGCGGCACGTCTCAAGGCCGAGGTGGCCGAAACCGCTTACGTCGCAGGCCGATACGACGACGCGCAGGTCTCCCTCGACGATGCCCGCACCTTGCTCACCGCGGCCACGGACGAGTCCGTACGCGCCCGCATCGACATCGTTGCCGCTCAGCTGGAGCTGGTCCGCCCCAACCCCACGCGTGTACGGGCCGCCACCGAGATCGCACAGCGGGCAGCCGCCGCGGCCGAGCGGAGCGGCGACATCGAGGTCGCCGTCGAGGCGTGGGAGGTGCGAGGCATCCTCGCTCGCGAGGACGATCTTGATGAGTCGATCCGGTGCCTGGACCGCGCCTTCGAGCTCGCCGACACCCATCGCCTCCCGCTGCCTCGAGCGTCGTGTCAGATCCTGCGGGCGGGGACCACCTGCCTGCGCGACGGTGACGCCTCCGCTCTCGTGAGTGCCCGTGAGTCGGCGTGGAACGCCGGTGCGGTGACGCTGGCTCATGAGGTCGACGCCGTCCTGGCCATGCAGGCGGTGCTGCACGGCGACTTCGATGCCGGCCAGGAGCTGGTGACCCGCACCGCCAACGTGGCCGAGCGGCTCGAGCTGGGTCGGCCACGGGCCTACCTCATGGTCGTGCGCGCCACGCTGCACGCCCACCAGGGCCAACGTGCGCCGATGGAGTCCGCGCTGGACGCTCTCATGGCCCTGGACTACTCCGTCGCGCCCGAGCTCCCGCTGGCCAAGGGACTCGCGCAGGCGGTCTGCTCGTTGCTGGAGGAGGACGCCGATCGCGCCCGGTCCGAGATCGCCGAGGCGCGTTCCCTAGCCATGGACAACCCGTCCACGTTCCATCTGTACGGCGCGCACGGCATGGCGATCCTGCTGTCCGTCCTCGCCGACCGGGCCGGTCACGACCACGTGACGTCCGCGCTGGCCGCGACCCCAGGACGGATGCGATGGAACCGCGCCTTCCTGATGGCTGCGCGAGCGGTGCTCCAGGGTCGGTCCGGCGACCGGCCCGCCGCTGAAGCTGACATGGCGCAGGCGCTGGAGGACGCGGCAGTCTTTCCGGTCGCGCGTCACCTCATCCTCCGCCTCGGCGCCCAGGAAGCGGCCACCACGTCCTGGGGTGAGCCTCTGGAGTGGGCGCGCACCGCGGAGGGCTACTTCCATGAGCTCGGTGTGGCCCCGGCAGCGGCGGCGTGCCGCCGACTCATGCGGGACATGGGCGTGAGCGTCCAGCAGCGGCGCGACGGCGCGCACCTGATCCCGGGCGACCTGCGCGACGTCGGCATCACAGTGCGCGAGTACGACGTCATCCGGGTGATGGTCGACCGCCTGAGCAACCGGGAGATCGGCGAGCGTCTGCACATCTCCCCGCGCACCGTCGAGAAGCACATCAGCAGCGCGCTGGTGAAGCTGGGGGAGGCCGACCGTGCAGCGCTGATCGCGATCGCGCGCGCCCATGCAGCGGAGTCGCGGTCCGCCTACGCCCGGGCCAGAGCGGACCCTCCCGCAATGTGA